A single window of Onychomys torridus chromosome 8, mOncTor1.1, whole genome shotgun sequence DNA harbors:
- the Crlf3 gene encoding cytokine receptor-like factor 3, translating into MRGAMEPEPEVLLQEARENVEAAQSYRRELGQRLQGLREAQRQIKESASQTRDVLKQHFSDLKGTLGKLLDERLVTLLQEVDTIEQETIKPLDDCQKLIEHGVNTADDLVREGEIAILGGIEEQNDKLWNFTKKAAHIQLDSLPEVPLLVDVPCLSAQLDDSILNIVKDHIFKHGTVASRPPVQIEELIEKPGGIIVRWCKVDDDFTAQDYRLQFRKCPANHFEDVYVGCETEFIVLHIDPNVDYQFRVCARGDGRQEWSPWSVPQTGHSTLVPHEWTPGFEGYSLSSRRNIALRNDAECSGVLYSSAPTYFCGQTLTFRVETVGQPDRRDSIGVCAEKQNGYDSLQRDQAVCISTNGAVFVNGKEMTNQLPAVTSGSTVTFDIEAVTLGTANSEGGNVKLRVTISSSNREVVFDWLLDQACGSLYFGCSFFYPGWKVLVF; encoded by the exons aTAAAGGAGAGTGCTTCGCAGACAAGAGATGTCCTCAAACAACATTTCAGTGATTTAAAAGGAACCCTTGGAAAGCTGTTGGATGAGCGATTGGTGACTCTTTTGCAAGAGGTGGATACTATTGAGCAGGAGACCATCAAACCGTTAGATGACTGTCAGAAGCTCATAGAGCATGGAGTTAACACCGCAGATGACCTGGTCCGAGAAG GTGAGATCGCCATTCTTGGTGGTATAGAAGAACAGAATGATAAATTGTGGAACTTTACCAAAAAGGCTGCACACATTCAGTTGGACAG CTTACCAGAAGTGCCTTTGCTAGTTGATGTGCCCTGTTTGTCGGCTCAGCTGGATGATTCCATTCTCAACATAGTGAAAGACCACATTTTTAAGCATGGAACAGTAGCTTCCCGCCCACCTGTGCAAATTGAAGAATTAATAGAGAAACCTGGAGGCATCATAGTGCGATGGTGTAAG GTGGATGACGACTTTACAGCCCAAGATTACAGGCTCCAGTTCCGTAAATGTCCTGCAAATCATTTTGAAGACGTGTATGTAGGTTGTGAAACTGAATTCATAGTGTTGCACATAGACCCCAATGTTGATTATCAATTCAGAGTCTGCGCCCGAGGAGACGGCCGGCAGGAGTGGAGTCCTTGGAGTGTTCCCCAGACGGGTCACTCCACACTGGTGCCTCATG AGTGGACACCCGGCTTTGAAGGGTACAGTCTGAGTAGTCGGAGGAATATAGCCCTGCGGAATGATGCTGAGTGCTCGGGCGTCCTCTACTCCAGCGCTCCAACCTACTTCTGTGGACAGACGCTAACCTTCAG AGTTGAGACTGTGGGACAGCCCGACAGAAGAGACAGCATAGGAGTGTGTGCAGAAAAGCAGAATGGTTACGACTCTCTGCAGCGGGATCAAGCTGTGTGCATCAGCACAAATG GTGCGGTTTTTGTCAATGGAAAAGAAATGACTAATCAGTTGCCTGCAGTTACCTCTGGATCCACCGTCACATTTGACATTGAAGCTGTGACTCTCGGAACTGCTAACAGTGAAGGCGGAAACGTCAAGCTCCGAGTGACCATCAGCTCCAGTAACAGGGAGGTGGTGTTTGACTGGCTGCTTGACCAGGCCTGTGGCTCTCTGTACTTCGGATGCTCCTTTTTCTACCCGGGGTGGAAGGTGCTGGTGTTCTAG